The following are encoded in a window of Brevibacillus ruminantium genomic DNA:
- a CDS encoding sporulation protein YpjB, which produces MKKNIRFLLFFLVFGLMLSWPIHALVTKLARPAEEQQLAELDEIAHRLWMAAQKGDLEQSQQQIQILAERFPHQKLPNTIRIESLNAVTQSILAARNNLNSKAINDQQLLWHATRVRVVVDALTHDHQPMWRGYYQSFSNQLQDLLKSAVERDYPHFREQFEENSRLYLVIRPAMTIHLPESELRKLDTAYDAISKEIRNSKIEWNHVRSQLRELYANTQSVFIGEDRSAIAYLIMQDSPVGMMISIMTAVIVTLGYVAWKKYKGQFRPIT; this is translated from the coding sequence TTGAAAAAAAACATCCGGTTTTTGCTGTTCTTCCTGGTCTTTGGCCTAATGCTCTCCTGGCCGATTCACGCTTTGGTGACGAAACTTGCCCGGCCGGCAGAGGAGCAGCAGCTAGCCGAGCTGGATGAAATAGCCCACCGGTTATGGATGGCTGCCCAAAAGGGAGATCTCGAACAGTCACAACAACAAATCCAGATACTGGCTGAACGATTCCCGCATCAAAAACTGCCGAATACCATCAGGATCGAGAGTCTTAATGCGGTCACCCAGTCCATCTTGGCTGCTCGAAACAATCTGAACAGCAAGGCGATAAACGATCAACAGCTCTTGTGGCACGCGACTCGCGTACGTGTCGTTGTGGATGCGCTGACACACGATCATCAGCCGATGTGGCGTGGGTATTACCAGTCCTTTTCCAATCAGCTTCAGGATTTGCTGAAGTCAGCAGTCGAGCGTGATTATCCCCATTTCCGCGAACAATTTGAAGAAAACTCTCGCTTGTATCTGGTGATCCGACCGGCCATGACGATTCATCTGCCCGAGAGTGAACTGAGGAAGCTGGATACGGCATACGATGCGATTTCCAAGGAGATCAGAAACAGCAAAATTGAATGGAACCACGTACGCAGCCAGTTGCGCGAGCTGTATGCAAACACCCAGTCCGTCTTTATTGGGGAAGACAGAAGCGCTATCGCCTACCTGATTATGCAGGATTCGCCCGTAGGCATGATGATCAGTATCATGACAGCCGTTATTGTTACCCTCGGATACGTGGCCTGGAAAAAGTATAAGGGACAATTCCGCCCGATTACCTGA
- a CDS encoding menaquinol-cytochrome c reductase cytochrome b/c subunit has translation MAKHDKDATFVGDSRISAKRIPNISPSYSDFPGKTEPFWPNFLLKEWMVAAVCLVGFLVLTVSHPSPLTDMANPNDTSFVPLPDWYFLFLYQMLKYPWAAGDWVVLGTVIIPGIAFGSLMLAPWLDTGKERRPSRRPVATGLMLTALVGIFYLTWAADHEHSLKHSASKGGSGGGGNQAAAPAPADSGFKADAVWTAQASCKSCHGNNMEGGMGPNLQKIGSDLDAAQIAEIIKNGKGNMPGGMIKDEAEIQKVAEYLASLK, from the coding sequence ATGGCTAAACACGATAAAGATGCTACCTTCGTCGGAGACTCTCGGATATCGGCGAAGCGTATTCCTAACATTTCTCCATCCTACTCCGACTTTCCGGGAAAAACAGAGCCTTTCTGGCCGAACTTCCTGCTGAAAGAATGGATGGTGGCAGCAGTTTGTCTGGTTGGTTTTTTGGTTCTGACGGTATCTCATCCGTCGCCATTGACTGATATGGCAAACCCGAACGATACCTCGTTCGTTCCATTGCCTGACTGGTACTTCCTGTTCCTCTACCAAATGCTCAAATATCCTTGGGCTGCAGGGGATTGGGTGGTCTTGGGCACCGTGATCATTCCGGGTATTGCCTTTGGTTCTCTGATGCTTGCTCCATGGCTTGACACTGGCAAAGAACGCCGTCCGTCTCGCCGCCCGGTTGCAACAGGCCTGATGCTGACTGCATTGGTCGGTATCTTTTACCTGACATGGGCAGCAGACCATGAGCATTCTCTGAAGCATAGTGCCAGCAAAGGTGGAAGCGGCGGTGGCGGTAACCAAGCAGCTGCTCCGGCGCCGGCAGACTCTGGCTTTAAAGCAGATGCTGTCTGGACTGCACAAGCAAGCTGCAAGAGCTGCCACGGTAATAACATGGAAGGCGGCATGGGGCCGAATCTGCAGAAGATCGGAAGCGATCTGGATGCTGCACAGATTGCTGAAATCATTAAGAACGGTAAAGGAAATATGCCAGGCGGTATGATTAAGGATGAAGCAGAAATCCAAAAAGTGGCTGAATACCTGGCATCCTTGAAATAA
- a CDS encoding YitT family protein, with translation MKLRLKSILAIIIGTAIMGFGINAFNIPNNLAEGGITGISILIKLLFPDIDQGIVFFALNIPLFILGWKVLGRISFIYTILGTVFLSIFLSLFEGFYPMPMQDRLLASLFAGVAVGVGLGIIFRYDGTTGGVDIIARLLQKYMGVSMGRTLFLGDMLVIGASLFYLNIESAMYTLVAVFVAARVIDFFQEGAYAGKALTIISDHAEDIAKQILELGRGVTLLAGKGAFSGADKQVVYVVVSRNEVMRFKTIVQEIDPHAFVIVNDVHEVLGEGFTFDENKQPLRT, from the coding sequence ATGAAGCTACGCTTGAAAAGCATTCTGGCCATCATCATCGGCACTGCCATCATGGGATTCGGCATCAACGCCTTTAATATCCCCAACAACCTGGCAGAAGGCGGCATAACCGGAATCAGCATTTTGATCAAGCTGCTGTTTCCCGACATTGACCAAGGTATCGTCTTTTTTGCGCTGAATATCCCACTGTTCATCCTGGGTTGGAAGGTTTTGGGGCGCATTTCGTTTATTTACACCATTTTGGGAACCGTCTTTCTTTCCATATTCCTCTCCTTGTTTGAAGGTTTTTACCCCATGCCGATGCAGGACCGTCTGCTTGCTTCCCTGTTTGCCGGCGTCGCTGTTGGTGTTGGTCTGGGGATAATCTTCCGTTATGATGGAACGACCGGCGGAGTGGACATCATCGCCCGTTTGCTGCAAAAGTATATGGGCGTCAGCATGGGGCGCACACTTTTTCTCGGAGATATGCTGGTGATTGGCGCATCCCTCTTTTACTTGAATATTGAAAGTGCCATGTACACCCTTGTCGCCGTGTTCGTGGCCGCTCGTGTGATTGACTTCTTTCAGGAAGGCGCCTACGCTGGAAAAGCACTCACCATCATTTCCGATCATGCCGAAGATATCGCCAAACAAATTCTGGAGCTGGGTCGCGGCGTGACGCTCCTGGCCGGAAAAGGAGCATTTTCCGGAGCTGACAAACAAGTGGTCTACGTCGTAGTCAGTCGAAACGAAGTGATGCGATTCAAGACAATCGTGCAAGAGATTGATCCCCATGCTTTTGTCATCGTCAACGACGTCCATGAGGTTTTGGGCGAAGGCTTTACATTCGACGAAAACAAACAGCCGCTTCGCACATAG
- a CDS encoding nucleotide pyrophosphohydrolase: MNQRKTLEQIQQEVDQYISQYKEGYFSPLAMMARMSEEVGELAREINHYYGEKPKKKDEDAKTVEEELGDVFFIVLCFANSLGIDLQEAFDRIMHKFNTRDKDRWTRIEETNEHE, from the coding sequence ATGAATCAGCGCAAAACGCTGGAGCAGATCCAGCAGGAAGTAGATCAATACATATCGCAGTATAAAGAGGGTTACTTTTCTCCACTGGCGATGATGGCTCGGATGAGCGAAGAAGTGGGCGAGCTGGCACGAGAGATTAATCATTATTACGGGGAGAAGCCAAAGAAAAAGGATGAAGATGCAAAAACCGTCGAGGAAGAATTGGGCGACGTATTCTTCATTGTTCTTTGCTTCGCGAATTCCCTCGGGATCGACTTGCAAGAAGCGTTTGATCGTATTATGCACAAGTTCAACACCCGCGATAAAGATCGCTGGACAAGAATAGAGGAGACAAATGAGCATGAATAG
- a CDS encoding DUF1405 domain-containing protein, which translates to MSLLWEWFVQSLGKRWFLWTLFVVNLLGTIYGFIWYGNQLAETPAYLRVFVPDSPTGSGLFTLVLLTYLMGRHIPVLEALAGITNFKYGVWAVGIILAGWMMGNPIRWTDVMLLVSHTGMAAESVLYARFYKLSWLPVGITALWTLNNDFLDYVMNTHPWLPSVLDPYTGIIGFCTVLLSIISIAVIWYTNMRFGSEINKV; encoded by the coding sequence ATGAGCTTGTTATGGGAGTGGTTTGTGCAGTCGCTGGGAAAGAGATGGTTTCTCTGGACCCTGTTTGTCGTCAATCTGCTTGGAACCATATATGGATTCATCTGGTATGGCAATCAGCTCGCAGAAACACCGGCATATCTTCGTGTGTTTGTTCCGGACAGTCCGACAGGCAGTGGTTTGTTTACCTTAGTGTTGCTCACCTATTTGATGGGGCGCCACATTCCTGTATTGGAAGCTCTTGCGGGCATCACCAATTTTAAATACGGTGTTTGGGCTGTGGGAATTATCCTCGCCGGTTGGATGATGGGGAATCCCATTCGCTGGACGGATGTCATGCTTTTGGTTTCCCATACAGGAATGGCTGCCGAATCTGTGCTGTATGCCCGTTTCTACAAATTGAGCTGGTTGCCGGTAGGAATTACCGCACTTTGGACGCTGAACAACGATTTTCTTGATTACGTGATGAACACGCATCCGTGGCTGCCAAGCGTTCTGGACCCCTATACGGGTATCATCGGTTTTTGCACGGTGCTGCTCAGCATCATATCGATCGCGGTGATTTGGTATACCAACATGAGATTCGGCAGTGAAATAAACAAGGTCTAA